The DNA sequence AAACCTAACCGTCTCTTTGTGAAACGTCTGTTTACCTCGGACCGGAAACGGTTGCGTCCCATAAATCCTCCGGGCGAAATTTACAGCTAATCTGCTAGCGTTAGCTAAAGTGCATGGTTGTATTCTCAGTTAAGAAAACAAACTGATCCGCATAAATAAAAATAGGTGGTGGTATTAATTGATAACTgcccatttaatttaaaattgttTGTGTATAAGTATAAGAAGTCCCGTTTCTATTTTGCTTCGCTGGGATTTGTTGAGACGTTAATTAGAACATTTACCCGAAAGACATTCACTGGTGCACCCGAGATAACGCGCAGAGGAAACATGGACTAATGTTTGCGTTAGTGTACTTCTACTGTGTAATTCTGAAAGTAAAACTAGTGGCTGGAAAACATGGCTTCTAATGTTGTATCGGACTCGGACAAACCATCGGTTTCTAATGTGGAGCAAAGCAGAAGTCGCCTCTGCGATGAGTTTGCTGCAATAACAGGAACCGATAGCGCTGTGGCTCAGTGCCACCTGGCTGTAAACGAGTGGGAGATGGAGGTAACGTTACAAAGGACAACCGAGGCCCCTCAGTTGTGACATTAGGTCACATTGGTCACTGTTGCATCAAGATACAGAATGCCATGATGACGCTATGGCACGTTGCTGCACTTTATTTCAAAAGTTCGGCCTCGGGCTGGAAAAGTgctaaaacatgtttacaaatcTGTTATGGATGTCATTAAAATCTTCCGGCAGATGTCTCTGATGTACATTTTCCATTGTCTCTCTACCAGAGAGCTTTAAACTCATTCTTTGAAGCTGATTTGGAGAAAGCATTTGAAGAAGATTTTCCAGATAGTGAGACCATCCCCAAAGCAAAGAGGCAGAAAGTTGAGGAAAAACCTCCAGAAGGCTGGTAAGTCTACAGTCTTCCCTCCTTTGACACTCTCCAAGTTAAGTAATGTGTTCAATGACCCCAAATGATCAGTCATGTCTGTGCACATTTTCCAGTATAGATTTGACTGCTGACAGTCCAGCCTCCACACGCAAACCCTCAGAAGAAGACAGCAATACACTGTCACTAATCTCCTGGAACGTGGATGGACTCGATACAGACAACCTCGGAGAGCGCGCCAGAGGCCTCTGCTCCTACTTAGTCTTGTAAGCTTTTTATCTACACTGCTACTCCTTGTTCGCATCACTTGATATTGTATTTAGTCTGTTTATATCAGAGGTCAGCTGCTAAGCAGCGCACCTGGAAATATTGAATAGCATTTAAAAGGTCAATCTGGTCTTCGTGTAGATACACCCCTGACGTGGTGTTCCTccaggagctcattccaccttACGTCCAGTACTTAAAGAAAAGGGCGGTCAGCTACCTATTCATTGAAGGTATGTTATGCTCAACAGGCCTTTTTTTCCCTACGATGTAGGTATTTTcactggactcatgttgatctCTATTTGTATTTCATGATGGTTGTCTGGTGGTTTCACAGTATGTTGACCTAAATACAAAAAGTACTAAAGTGAGACTGAGAACAGAACTATCCTCTGAACTTTTGCTGaccaggtggagaggagggctactttacCGGGATAATGCTGAAGAAGACACGGGTCAAATTTTTCAAGAGCGAGATAATACCTTACCCGACAACTCAAATGATGAGGAATCTGCTTGTAGTTCAGGTTCGTTCAACGATAGTTCATTCCAAATACCCAAGCCATGTTCAGCTCACCtaaaaagtgttttgttttctctctttctctgaaaTCAGGTAACATTCAAAGGCCAGAAGCTGTGTCTGATGACGTCCCACTTTGAGAGCTGCAAAGCCCAAGCAGAGGAGCGGATGAAACAGCTGCGAGTGGTGATTCAGAGGATGAGAGAGTCACCTGAGGATGTCACTGTCCTGTTTGGAGGGGACACAAACCTGAGGGACACTGAGGTCAGTCATTTGTCTTGGCATCGAAACAGTGGTGCTCATGCTCGCATTTTAGTTTTCCCCCCCTTCGTGTAATCACACAGTGTACCGCCTCTAAAAGTATTGCCTCGGGCTCCATCTCAGGTTGCCAAGGTGGGTCTGCCCTCCAGTGTCTGCGATGTGTGGGAACGATTGGGAAAGCAGGAGCACTGCCGCTACACATGGGACACTAaagccaacaacaacaagaaggttCCTTACGTCAGTCGCTGCCGCTTCGACCGGGTCTACCTCCGCCCGGCTGCCAAGGTCGGCGTCCCACGCCTGGCCCCTGACCACTTGGCCTTGGTAGGGCTGGAGAAGCTGGACTGTGGCCGCTTCACTAGTGATCACTGGGGGATCTACTGTAGCTTCACTCCTGCGTAGAAATGCACAAAACAACATGCAACAGAGCAGTTTTGGATCAtcggtttgttttgtgtttcacgGTCAATACAAacaccttctctgtaaaagaaAATGATCTGACCTCATCTGAGGACAGTTACCTGTACATTTTGTATTGATTAGTTTTATCTTCTAATGTGTCTCTTATTTGagtcttttgttttttggaggttctttaaaaaaattgtattggtaaataaaagtaataagcgccgatacattttgtgtttatgTAGTATTGCTATCTGAACACTAGAGGGCACTACAGAGTTACATTTGAATTGAACAGTACAGAGTTTAGTATttacatacaaataaagaaatattctGAATCTGAATAGTGACTCTGTGATTGAAGCTCTAGGACCCTGAACAAAACCCAAAAGCAAATTCCTCACAATTTAGACAAACTCAAACATTAACAATGTTTGTAATGCATGTGAAGCATATTTTAATCCATGGATTCAAAACCCTGAGTGCAGCCCAGATGGATATCATTAATACAA is a window from the Pseudoliparis swirei isolate HS2019 ecotype Mariana Trench unplaced genomic scaffold, NWPU_hadal_v1 hadal_136, whole genome shotgun sequence genome containing:
- the tdp2b gene encoding tyrosyl-DNA phosphodiesterase 2, which translates into the protein MASNVVSDSDKPSVSNVEQSRSRLCDEFAAITGTDSAVAQCHLAVNEWEMERALNSFFEADLEKAFEEDFPDSETIPKAKRQKVEEKPPEGCIDLTADSPASTRKPSEEDSNTLSLISWNVDGLDTDNLGERARGLCSYLVLYTPDVVFLQELIPPYVQYLKKRAVSYLFIEGGEEGYFTGIMLKKTRVKFFKSEIIPYPTTQMMRNLLVVQVTFKGQKLCLMTSHFESCKAQAEERMKQLRVVIQRMRESPEDVTVLFGGDTNLRDTEVAKVGLPSSVCDVWERLGKQEHCRYTWDTKANNNKKVPYVSRCRFDRVYLRPAAKVGVPRLAPDHLALVGLEKLDCGRFTSDHWGIYCSFTPA